One region of Candidatus Binatia bacterium genomic DNA includes:
- a CDS encoding type IV pilus twitching motility protein PilT produces the protein MDITQLLTFAHREGASDVHLSSGEQPMLRIHGDMKRIEHPPLSPEEVHHMVFDIMSDAVRRTFQETNDADFSFELGNIARFRVNAFRTRRGEGAVFRTIPTKVMTFDDLGLPQVIKDIADKEKGLVLVTGPTGSGKSTTLAAMIDYINEGYEGHILTIEDPIEFVHTSKKCLVNQREVGPHTMSFDAALRGALREDPDVILVGEMRDLETISLALTAAETGHLVFGTVHTSSAPKTVDRIIDVFPAGQQSQIRTMFAESIQAVITQTLLRKRAGGRIAALEILIGTPAVRNLIRENKIHQIPSSMQTGQAVGMQTLDMALIDLVNRGLVTKEEAQSRTLTPNLFGAMATDAKAGAQRFPRPVGGRGA, from the coding sequence ATGGATATCACACAGTTGCTGACTTTTGCCCACCGGGAGGGAGCCTCCGACGTTCACCTTTCGTCTGGAGAGCAGCCGATGCTCCGCATTCATGGCGACATGAAACGCATCGAGCACCCGCCGCTCAGCCCCGAAGAGGTGCACCACATGGTCTTCGACATCATGAGTGATGCGGTGCGCAGGACGTTTCAGGAAACGAACGACGCGGACTTTTCGTTCGAGTTGGGGAACATCGCTCGGTTTCGGGTGAACGCCTTTCGCACCCGTCGCGGCGAGGGCGCCGTGTTCCGTACGATCCCGACGAAGGTGATGACCTTCGATGATCTCGGGCTGCCCCAGGTGATAAAGGACATTGCCGACAAAGAGAAAGGATTGGTCTTGGTCACCGGACCTACCGGTTCTGGAAAGTCGACCACTCTGGCGGCAATGATCGACTATATCAACGAGGGCTACGAAGGACACATCCTGACCATCGAGGACCCGATCGAGTTCGTCCACACCTCGAAGAAATGCTTGGTCAACCAGCGTGAGGTTGGACCGCACACCATGTCGTTTGACGCAGCGCTCCGCGGCGCGTTGCGTGAAGATCCCGATGTCATCCTGGTGGGCGAAATGCGCGATTTGGAAACGATCTCGTTGGCACTGACTGCGGCCGAAACCGGCCACCTGGTGTTTGGAACTGTGCACACCTCCAGTGCGCCGAAGACGGTCGATCGCATCATCGACGTCTTCCCAGCGGGCCAACAATCGCAAATCCGCACCATGTTCGCGGAATCGATCCAAGCGGTGATCACACAAACCCTGTTGCGCAAACGAGCCGGGGGACGGATCGCAGCCCTCGAGATTCTGATTGGGACGCCCGCCGTGCGCAACCTGATCCGCGAGAACAAGATCCATCAGATTCCTTCAAGCATGCAGACCGGCCAAGCCGTGGGAATGCAGACCTTGGACATGGCCCTGATCGATCTGGTGAACAGGGGCCTGGTCACCAAGGAAGAAGCGCAGTCGAGGACCCTAACGCCGAACTTGTTCGGGGCAATGGCGACCGACGCCAAGGCTGGCGCGCAGCGATTTCCGCGGCCGGTCGGGGGGCGCGGAGCGTAA
- a CDS encoding septal ring lytic transglycosylase RlpA family protein, with protein MWRGVAGGLVLGVLLSGCGLVARRHPPPIEARSGAVQTGMASWYGPGFHGNRTSSGEIYDQYDLTAAHQTLPLGTRVAVTNMQNGKEVEVRINDRGPFVKDRAIDLSYAAARTVGMIGPGTVPVRIEVLGMGGVQLASAAYAVQVGAFADRDNALRLKRTLERRFDGVYLATLDGAAGRHYRVRMGRFGRREDAVALARSVTPLGLSAIIVEDASPPSP; from the coding sequence ATGTGGCGTGGGGTGGCCGGAGGGTTGGTGCTGGGAGTGCTGCTGTCGGGATGCGGCTTGGTCGCGCGCCGCCATCCCCCTCCGATCGAGGCTCGTTCTGGAGCCGTCCAAACTGGCATGGCCTCGTGGTACGGCCCGGGCTTCCACGGCAATCGCACTTCTAGTGGGGAGATCTACGACCAGTACGATTTGACCGCCGCTCACCAAACGCTGCCGCTCGGAACCCGCGTGGCCGTAACCAACATGCAGAACGGCAAAGAGGTAGAGGTACGCATCAACGACCGCGGACCGTTCGTGAAGGACCGTGCGATCGACCTCTCGTACGCCGCCGCGCGTACCGTCGGCATGATCGGCCCCGGCACGGTGCCCGTGCGCATCGAGGTGCTGGGCATGGGAGGTGTGCAGCTTGCTTCCGCGGCGTACGCGGTACAGGTCGGCGCCTTTGCGGACCGCGACAACGCCCTGCGGCTCAAGCGCACCTTGGAGCGGCGCTTTGATGGGGTTTATCTCGCCACGCTCGACGGAGCGGCGGGCCGGCACTACCGGGTGCGAATGGGTCGGTTCGGCCGTCGGGAAGATGCCGTCGCCCTTGCCCGGTCGGTCACACCCCTGGGTTTGTCCGCCATCATTGTGGAAGATGCGAGTCCGCCTTCACCGTGA
- a CDS encoding CPBP family intramembrane glutamic endopeptidase, giving the protein MTRKWDGVSLHRYRPIAEALALLVGTLPLAVALHLPTLWFLTPFALVTLARRPYATYGLTLKRPGSVRFHAGVIVAVFVPYMVGHYLLAHWWSGLDFHFRLPTVFLASAIDQLLLIALPEEFFFRGYLQTEFDRACGRPFEFLGAKWGLGLPIAAALFAACHLWYGGPARLIVFFPGLLYGWLRARTDTILVPTFYHAGSNLLMQIMLASLSR; this is encoded by the coding sequence GTGACGCGGAAGTGGGACGGCGTGAGCCTGCATCGCTACCGGCCCATCGCTGAAGCGTTGGCGCTTCTCGTTGGCACGCTTCCCCTTGCGGTGGCATTGCATCTCCCAACTCTGTGGTTTCTAACCCCCTTTGCGCTCGTCACCTTGGCCAGGCGCCCCTACGCCACATATGGCCTGACCCTGAAGCGTCCAGGCAGCGTCCGTTTTCACGCCGGGGTCATTGTGGCGGTGTTTGTCCCCTACATGGTCGGCCATTACCTTCTTGCGCATTGGTGGTCCGGGCTGGATTTTCACTTTCGTTTGCCGACGGTGTTTCTCGCTTCGGCCATTGACCAGCTTCTGCTCATCGCCCTCCCTGAGGAGTTTTTTTTTCGCGGATACCTGCAGACCGAATTCGATCGCGCCTGCGGCAGACCCTTTGAATTCCTCGGTGCAAAATGGGGGCTCGGGTTGCCGATCGCCGCCGCACTGTTCGCCGCATGCCATCTATGGTACGGGGGTCCGGCACGTCTGATCGTATTCTTCCCGGGCCTCCTCTACGGATGGCTGCGAGCCCGGACGGACACCATCCTTGTACCGACGTTCTATCACGCCGGCAGCAATCTTCTGATGCAGATCATGTTGGCCAGTCTCTCGCGCTGA
- the tldD gene encoding metalloprotease TldD codes for MTAAIPTHAPERFLLERFGLSQSALEHIVGTAVARRADYADLYFELRRVQSLSLEEGIVKTASQHIMQGVGVRVVAGDKTGYAYSDDVTIDSLRLATRTAQAIAEGGGEHRAVAVHEAAPGHDLYALARSPLEAPLADKVDLLSRIDVAARRHDPRIKNVMATIGVEQKLVLIVSSAGVLVGDAQPLVRLNVTCIAEEAGNRQQGTSGGGGRVEYGFLLEEDRYLRLTRAAADQALRNLHATDAPAGTMTVVLGPGWPGILLHEAVGHGLEGDFNRKKVSAFSALLGKPVASPLCTVIDDGTLANRRGSLNVDDEGTPTSRTVLIEKGILCGYLQDRLNARLMGMPLTGNGRRESFAHIPMPRMTNTFMLAGESTADEIIRSVDHGLYAAYFGGGQVDITSGKFVFSTSETYLIEGGKITRPVKGATLIGNGPDVLKRISMVGNDLRLDEGIGTCGKDGQSVPVGVGLPTIRIDGLTVGGTQAA; via the coding sequence ATGACAGCCGCGATTCCCACACACGCACCGGAGCGATTCCTTCTCGAACGTTTCGGTCTCAGCCAGTCCGCGCTGGAACACATCGTCGGCACCGCCGTCGCGCGTCGCGCGGATTACGCCGATCTGTACTTCGAGCTCCGCAGAGTCCAAAGCCTCAGCCTCGAGGAAGGCATCGTCAAGACGGCCAGTCAGCACATCATGCAGGGCGTGGGTGTGCGCGTGGTTGCCGGCGACAAGACCGGGTATGCCTACTCCGATGATGTCACCATCGACAGCTTGCGGCTGGCGACGCGCACGGCGCAGGCGATCGCAGAGGGCGGCGGAGAACACCGTGCCGTGGCAGTCCATGAGGCGGCGCCGGGGCACGACTTGTACGCCTTGGCGCGATCGCCACTGGAAGCGCCCTTAGCGGACAAGGTGGATCTGCTCAGCCGCATCGATGTCGCCGCGCGGCGCCACGATCCACGCATCAAGAACGTCATGGCAACCATTGGCGTCGAGCAGAAGCTCGTGCTCATCGTGAGCTCCGCTGGTGTGCTGGTGGGTGACGCGCAGCCCCTCGTCCGCCTCAACGTGACCTGCATCGCGGAAGAAGCGGGGAACCGCCAGCAAGGCACATCCGGCGGGGGCGGCCGCGTCGAGTACGGTTTCTTGCTGGAGGAAGATCGCTACCTGCGTCTGACGCGAGCCGCAGCGGATCAGGCGCTGCGCAACCTGCATGCAACCGACGCACCCGCGGGGACGATGACGGTGGTTCTCGGTCCGGGTTGGCCGGGCATTCTGCTGCACGAAGCCGTCGGCCACGGGTTAGAAGGAGATTTCAACCGCAAGAAGGTCTCTGCGTTTTCGGCGCTGCTCGGCAAGCCGGTAGCGTCGCCGTTGTGCACCGTGATCGACGACGGCACGCTGGCCAATCGCCGCGGCTCGCTCAACGTCGATGACGAAGGCACCCCGACCAGCCGCACCGTGCTGATCGAGAAGGGCATCCTCTGCGGCTACTTGCAAGATCGACTCAACGCCCGACTGATGGGCATGCCGCTCACCGGCAACGGGCGGCGGGAGAGCTTCGCGCATATCCCCATGCCGCGAATGACCAACACGTTCATGCTGGCTGGAGAATCCACCGCCGATGAGATCATCCGATCCGTCGATCACGGTCTCTACGCTGCCTACTTCGGCGGCGGCCAAGTCGATATCACCAGCGGTAAGTTCGTCTTCTCGACGAGTGAGACCTACCTCATTGAGGGCGGCAAGATCACGCGGCCGGTGAAGGGTGCCACCCTCATCGGCAACGGGCCTGATGTCCTCAAGCGCATCAGCATGGTCGGCAACGACCTCCGGCTCGATGAGGGCATTGGCACCTGTGGCAAGGACGGCCAATCGGTTCCGGTCGGTGTCGGCCTGCCCACCATCCGCATTGACGGCCTGACCGTCGGGGGCACGCAGGCTGCCTGA
- a CDS encoding TldD/PmbA family protein, whose amino-acid sequence MSVQPLEEIAEVLLAAAKRHGASAADVVVAEGDALEAGVRLAEIETLKQARQKHLGLRVFINERSAITSSADFSRQALERLAEDTCALARVIAPDPFSGLPEAHELAAGTPDLELYDPEIESLTAERAIAAAREAERAALDTDPHITNSEGASFSSSTGRVVYASTLGFVGAYRDSSVSLSVVPVASANGSMQRDYWYSVQRKLTRLEDPAAIGRKAAARAVRRLNARRVQTCDVPVIFDPETASSLMHHLATAVSGYTLYKRTSFLLDKLGQRIAPEWVTVIDDGTIVGGLGSKPFDGEGLATRRTVVLDHGVLASYLFDTYSARKLNSRSTGNAARSVGDAPRVAPTNLFLQAGTASPEEIIRSVHRGLYVTELIGFGVNPVTGDYSRGAVGQWIENGEFAHPVEEITIAGNLLTMYDSIEAIGNDLDLRHSVMAPTVKIARMTVAGN is encoded by the coding sequence ATGAGTGTCCAGCCGCTGGAAGAGATCGCCGAGGTACTGCTGGCGGCGGCGAAACGCCACGGCGCCAGCGCCGCCGACGTCGTCGTGGCCGAGGGAGACGCGCTCGAAGCCGGCGTGCGCCTGGCAGAGATCGAGACGCTGAAACAGGCGCGCCAGAAACATCTCGGCCTGCGGGTCTTCATCAACGAACGCAGCGCCATCACTTCCAGCGCGGATTTTTCGCGCCAGGCGCTGGAGCGCCTGGCGGAGGACACCTGTGCCCTGGCGCGGGTAATCGCGCCGGATCCGTTCTCCGGGCTTCCTGAGGCCCACGAACTGGCAGCCGGAACTCCCGATCTGGAACTCTATGACCCGGAGATCGAGTCGCTCACGGCCGAACGGGCCATTGCCGCGGCTCGGGAAGCCGAGCGGGCGGCATTGGACACGGACCCCCACATCACAAACTCCGAAGGTGCAAGCTTCTCTTCTTCTACTGGCCGTGTCGTGTATGCGTCGACCCTCGGCTTCGTCGGCGCGTACCGCGATTCGAGCGTGTCGCTTTCAGTTGTACCCGTTGCCTCCGCCAACGGCTCGATGCAACGTGATTACTGGTATTCCGTGCAACGAAAATTGACGCGGCTGGAAGACCCGGCCGCGATCGGACGCAAGGCCGCAGCGCGCGCCGTACGTCGCCTCAATGCACGGCGCGTGCAGACCTGCGACGTGCCGGTGATCTTCGATCCCGAAACGGCATCGAGCTTGATGCATCATCTCGCGACCGCGGTCTCGGGCTACACCTTGTACAAGCGAACCTCCTTCCTGCTCGATAAGCTTGGCCAGCGCATCGCTCCGGAGTGGGTCACGGTCATCGATGACGGAACGATCGTGGGCGGCTTGGGCTCGAAGCCCTTCGACGGAGAGGGGCTAGCAACTCGGCGTACCGTCGTGCTGGATCACGGCGTGCTGGCCAGTTACCTCTTCGATACGTACTCGGCGCGAAAGCTCAATAGCCGCAGCACCGGCAACGCGGCCCGATCGGTCGGCGACGCCCCACGGGTCGCGCCAACGAATCTTTTCCTCCAGGCGGGAACCGCTTCTCCAGAAGAGATCATTCGGTCGGTGCATCGCGGCCTGTACGTCACAGAGTTGATTGGCTTCGGAGTCAACCCGGTGACCGGCGATTACTCGCGCGGTGCTGTCGGCCAGTGGATCGAGAACGGCGAATTCGCTCATCCGGTGGAGGAGATAACCATCGCCGGCAACCTCCTGACCATGTACGACAGCATCGAGGCCATCGGGAACGATCTCGATCTTCGTCACTCCGTGATGGCACCGACCGTGAAAATTGCCCGCATGACCGTGGCGGGAAATTGA